A single window of Candidatus Binatia bacterium DNA harbors:
- a CDS encoding glucosidase yields MTTEHDRLREGGRWKLWGPYLSERAWGTVREDYSRDGCAWEYFSHDVARSRTYRWSEDGLAGICDELQRLCFALALWNRKDPILKERLFGLTGNEGNHGEDVKELYFYLDSTPTHSYMKMLYKYPQAAFPYTDLVETNRKRSKLDPEYEILDTGVFDGGRYFDVFVEYAKASPEDVLIRIEAVNRGPDAAELHLLPTLWFRNTWRWDGVARQRPLLRRAPETAPALVAEHPELGTYRLSCGPTSLNGAPAVDEHPELLFTENETNFERVFRCPNPQPYVKDAFHAYVVDGRRDAVNPLLEGTKAAAHYRFEIAPGASATLRLRLTRDEDGATAIAPDTIDAFDGVVQERRADADAYFATLHPEGLDEDERRIQRQALAGLLWSKQFFHYNVDRWLKGDPGEPPPPPERLRGRNCNWRHLDAMDVLSMPDKWEYPWFAAWDLAFHCIALALVDPEFAKQQLILLGREWYQHPNGQTPAYEWAFGDVNPPVLAWAAWRVYQIDRRHTGRPDRMFLERVFHKMLLNFTWWVNRKDREGSNVFEGGFLGMDNIGVFDRSAPLPTGGYLEQSDATSWMGMYCLNLLRIALELAQQDRAYEDIATKFFEHFLQIAAAMNNMGGQGIELWDEEDSFFYDVLRTPDGKSVPLKVRSMVGLIPLFAVTTIEPEELEKLPDFKERLEWFLEHRPEMSNLVSRWTEPGAGERRLLAILRGHRMKCVLRRMLDENEYLSPYGVRSVSRYHLDHPYVYEFDGARYEVRYQPAESTSGLFGGNSNWRGPIWFPVNYLLIEALQQFHWYYSDDFKVECPTGSGIFLTLAEVADELSQRLIRIFKRDAEGRRAVFGRNDLLQRDPHFRDYLLFYEYFHGDDGSGLGASHQTGWTALVAKLIRQQGMRAAERRRVR; encoded by the coding sequence ATGACGACCGAGCACGACCGGCTGCGCGAGGGTGGCCGCTGGAAGCTTTGGGGCCCGTACCTTTCCGAGCGCGCCTGGGGAACGGTGCGTGAGGACTACAGCCGAGACGGCTGCGCCTGGGAGTACTTCTCCCACGACGTCGCGCGCTCGCGGACGTACCGCTGGAGCGAGGACGGGCTCGCCGGGATCTGCGACGAGCTGCAGCGTCTGTGCTTCGCGCTCGCGCTGTGGAACCGCAAGGATCCGATCCTCAAGGAGCGTCTCTTTGGCTTGACGGGAAACGAGGGCAACCACGGCGAGGACGTCAAGGAGCTCTACTTCTACCTCGACTCGACGCCGACCCACTCGTACATGAAGATGCTCTACAAGTACCCGCAGGCGGCGTTCCCCTATACGGATCTGGTCGAGACCAACCGCAAGCGCAGCAAGCTCGATCCCGAGTACGAGATCCTCGACACCGGCGTCTTCGACGGCGGGCGCTACTTCGACGTCTTCGTCGAGTACGCGAAGGCCTCACCCGAGGACGTGCTGATCCGCATCGAGGCGGTGAACCGTGGACCCGACGCGGCCGAGCTGCACCTGCTGCCGACGCTCTGGTTCCGCAACACCTGGCGCTGGGACGGCGTCGCGCGGCAGCGCCCGCTGCTGCGCCGCGCCCCGGAAACCGCGCCGGCGCTGGTCGCCGAGCATCCGGAGCTCGGCACCTACCGTCTGAGCTGCGGTCCGACGTCGCTGAACGGCGCACCCGCCGTGGACGAGCATCCGGAGCTGCTGTTCACCGAGAACGAGACCAACTTCGAGCGCGTCTTCCGCTGTCCGAACCCGCAGCCATACGTCAAGGACGCTTTTCACGCGTACGTCGTCGACGGACGGCGCGACGCCGTCAATCCGCTGCTCGAGGGCACCAAGGCGGCCGCGCACTACCGCTTCGAGATCGCGCCCGGGGCGTCCGCGACGCTGCGCCTACGGCTGACGCGGGACGAGGACGGCGCGACCGCCATCGCGCCCGACACGATCGACGCCTTCGACGGCGTCGTGCAGGAGCGTCGCGCGGACGCCGACGCGTACTTCGCGACGCTTCACCCGGAAGGGCTCGACGAGGACGAGCGGCGCATCCAGCGTCAAGCACTTGCGGGGCTTCTCTGGTCGAAGCAGTTCTTCCACTACAACGTCGATCGCTGGCTGAAGGGCGATCCGGGCGAGCCGCCGCCGCCGCCGGAGCGGCTACGCGGCCGCAACTGCAACTGGCGGCATCTCGACGCGATGGACGTGCTGTCGATGCCGGACAAGTGGGAGTACCCCTGGTTCGCCGCCTGGGACCTCGCCTTCCACTGCATCGCGCTCGCGCTCGTCGATCCGGAGTTCGCGAAGCAGCAGCTCATCCTCCTGGGACGCGAGTGGTACCAGCACCCGAACGGCCAGACGCCGGCCTACGAGTGGGCGTTCGGCGACGTGAACCCGCCGGTGCTCGCCTGGGCCGCGTGGCGCGTCTACCAGATCGACCGCCGACACACCGGACGCCCCGACCGCATGTTCCTCGAGCGCGTCTTCCACAAGATGCTGCTCAACTTCACGTGGTGGGTGAACCGCAAGGACCGTGAGGGCAGCAACGTCTTCGAGGGCGGCTTCCTCGGCATGGACAACATCGGGGTGTTCGACCGCTCGGCGCCGCTGCCGACCGGCGGTTACCTCGAGCAGAGCGACGCGACGAGCTGGATGGGCATGTACTGCCTCAACCTGCTGCGCATCGCGCTCGAGCTCGCGCAGCAGGACCGCGCGTACGAGGACATCGCGACCAAGTTCTTCGAGCACTTCCTGCAGATCGCCGCGGCGATGAACAACATGGGCGGCCAGGGCATCGAGCTCTGGGACGAGGAGGACAGCTTCTTCTACGACGTCCTGCGCACGCCGGACGGCAAGAGCGTCCCGCTCAAGGTCCGCTCGATGGTCGGCCTGATCCCACTCTTCGCGGTGACGACGATCGAGCCCGAGGAGCTCGAGAAGCTGCCCGACTTCAAGGAGCGCCTCGAGTGGTTCCTCGAGCACCGTCCCGAGATGTCGAACCTCGTCTCGCGCTGGACCGAGCCCGGCGCCGGCGAGCGTCGCCTGCTCGCGATCCTGCGCGGCCACCGCATGAAGTGCGTCCTGCGCCGCATGCTCGACGAGAACGAGTACCTGTCGCCGTACGGCGTGCGCTCGGTGTCGCGCTACCACCTCGACCATCCGTACGTCTACGAGTTCGACGGCGCACGCTACGAGGTGCGCTACCAGCCGGCCGAGTCGACGAGCGGGCTCTTCGGCGGCAACTCGAACTGGCGCGGCCCGATCTGGTTCCCCGTCAATTACCTGCTGATCGAGGCCCTGCAGCAGTTCCACTGGTACTACTCGGACGACTTCAAGGTGGAGTGTCCGACCGGCTCGGGGATATTCTTGACGCTCGCCGAGGTCGCCGACGAGCTGTCGCAGCGGCTGATCCGCATCTTCAAGCGCGACGCCGAGGGACGGCGCGCCGTCTTCGGCCGCAACGACCTGCTGCAGCGCGATCCGCACTTCCGCGACTACCTGCTGTTCTACGAGTACTTCCACGGCGACGACGGCAGCGGGCTCGGCGCGAGCCACCAGACCGGCTGGACCGCGCTGGTCGCGAAGCTGATCCGCCAGCAGGGCATGCGGGCGGCGGAGCGTCGCCGCGTGCGCTAA
- a CDS encoding amylo-alpha-1,6-glucosidase, producing MIRFDHHVCRDLRQALRREWLETNGLGGFASSTIVGLNTRRYHGLLTAALHPPADRYALLARLEETLVVAGQRFELSANQYPGVVHPQGYAYLTEFRLDPFPVFVYVAGGLELQKSVAMVHGENTVVVSYVVRPTTGRATPAGPVTLEVRPLISFRDFHALTHENPALDRRVAQGDGVASVTPYPGLPELRFAHDAQTIDRSGFWYRNFEYAVERERGLDFREDLYQPFTLHYDLTTRERASLVAGLEQHAAPEAPALLAREIERRRALVAAVPTEHELERTLTLAADQYVVARPPGASIIAGYPWFGDWGRDTFISVRGLCLATGRFDVARDVLRAWTEVVSDGMLPNRFADHGEALEYNSVDAALWFVIAVHDFLGAADAAGFRVSASDTDAMWRAIEAIVSGYAAGTRYHIGLDDADGLLFAGEPGVQLTWMDAKVGDWVVTPRIGKPVEVQALWLAALHVAGQRSERWWQLLRRGRASFVERFWNEEAGCLYDVVDADGHAGAVDASFRPNQILAVGGLPLVLLDEERARRVVDGVESRLWTPLGLRSLAPGEPGYAPRYEGGVAARDGAYHQGTVWPWLLGPFVEAWVRVRGATPEARHAARRKFLTPLLSHLRDAGLGHVSEITDAEPPFEPRGCPFQAWSVAEALRLVRSVLG from the coding sequence ATGATCCGCTTCGATCACCACGTCTGCCGGGATCTGCGCCAGGCGCTGCGCCGCGAGTGGCTCGAGACCAACGGCCTCGGCGGCTTCGCCTCGTCGACGATCGTCGGGCTCAACACGCGGCGCTACCACGGGCTCTTGACGGCCGCGCTGCACCCGCCCGCGGATCGCTACGCGCTGCTCGCGAGGCTCGAGGAGACGCTGGTCGTCGCGGGGCAGCGCTTCGAGCTGTCCGCGAACCAGTATCCCGGCGTCGTCCACCCGCAGGGCTACGCATACTTGACGGAGTTCCGGCTCGATCCGTTCCCGGTGTTCGTCTACGTCGCGGGCGGTCTCGAGCTGCAGAAGTCGGTGGCGATGGTGCACGGCGAGAACACCGTCGTGGTGAGCTACGTCGTGCGACCCACGACCGGCCGCGCGACGCCCGCGGGCCCGGTGACGCTCGAGGTGCGGCCGCTGATCTCGTTCCGCGACTTCCACGCGCTGACCCACGAGAACCCCGCGCTCGATCGCCGCGTCGCGCAGGGCGACGGGGTCGCGAGCGTGACGCCGTATCCGGGTCTCCCCGAGCTGCGCTTCGCGCACGACGCGCAGACGATCGATCGGAGCGGCTTCTGGTACCGCAACTTCGAGTACGCCGTGGAGCGCGAGCGCGGCCTCGACTTCCGCGAGGACCTCTACCAGCCGTTCACGCTGCACTACGACCTGACGACGCGCGAGCGCGCGTCGCTGGTCGCGGGCCTCGAGCAACACGCGGCGCCCGAGGCGCCGGCGTTGCTCGCGCGCGAGATCGAGCGCCGCCGCGCGCTCGTCGCCGCGGTGCCGACCGAGCACGAGCTCGAGCGGACGCTCACGCTCGCGGCCGACCAGTACGTCGTCGCGCGCCCGCCCGGCGCGAGCATCATCGCGGGCTACCCCTGGTTCGGCGACTGGGGACGCGACACCTTCATCAGCGTCCGCGGCCTGTGCCTCGCGACCGGAAGGTTCGACGTCGCACGTGACGTCCTGCGCGCGTGGACCGAGGTCGTCTCGGACGGCATGCTGCCGAACCGCTTCGCCGACCACGGCGAGGCGCTCGAGTACAACTCGGTCGACGCCGCGCTCTGGTTCGTGATCGCGGTGCACGACTTCCTCGGCGCCGCGGACGCCGCAGGTTTCCGCGTTTCGGCGTCCGACACGGACGCGATGTGGCGCGCGATCGAGGCGATCGTCTCCGGCTACGCCGCGGGCACGCGCTACCACATCGGCCTCGACGACGCGGACGGGCTGCTGTTCGCGGGCGAGCCCGGTGTCCAGCTCACCTGGATGGACGCCAAGGTTGGCGACTGGGTCGTGACGCCGCGGATCGGCAAGCCGGTCGAGGTCCAGGCGCTGTGGCTTGCGGCGCTGCACGTCGCGGGACAGCGCTCGGAGCGCTGGTGGCAGCTTCTTCGGCGCGGGCGCGCGAGCTTCGTCGAACGCTTCTGGAACGAAGAAGCCGGCTGCCTCTACGACGTCGTCGACGCGGACGGTCACGCGGGTGCCGTCGACGCGAGCTTCCGTCCCAACCAGATCCTCGCCGTCGGTGGGCTACCGCTCGTTCTGCTCGACGAGGAGCGCGCCCGACGGGTGGTCGACGGTGTGGAATCCAGACTCTGGACGCCGCTCGGTCTGAGATCGCTCGCGCCCGGCGAGCCGGGGTACGCGCCGCGCTACGAGGGCGGCGTCGCGGCGCGCGACGGCGCCTACCATCAGGGCACCGTCTGGCCGTGGCTGCTCGGCCCGTTCGTCGAGGCCTGGGTGCGGGTGCGCGGCGCGACGCCCGAGGCGCGGCACGCTGCGCGAAGGAAGTTCTTGACGCCGCTCTTGAGCCACCTGCGCGACGCAGGTCTCGGGCACGTGTCGGAGATCACCGACGCCGAGCCGCCGTTCGAGCCGCGCGGCTGTCCGTTTCAGGCCTGGTCGGTCGCCGAGGCGTTGCGGCTCGTGCGCAGCGTGCTCGGCTGA
- the fabG gene encoding 3-oxoacyl-ACP reductase FabG: MARHAKPDPSRLDGQCALVTGGDGGIGSEVSRALAQAGAAVAVNYRTNADAAQALVDEIRATGARALAVRADVTREDDVLAMVRRVEDELGPLDVLINNAGVQRDAAFHEMSLEDWNTVIAVNLTGQFLCAREATRAFLRHGVRSLVSRSAGKIVFVSSVHDVIPWAGHANYAAAKGGLAMLMKTLAQELAAHRIRVNAVSPGAIRTPINRDAWETPEAEGRLLELIPYGRIGEPTDVGRAVTWLVSDAADYVVGATLYVDGGMTLYPSFIGNG, encoded by the coding sequence GTGGCTCGGCACGCCAAACCCGATCCGTCCCGTCTCGACGGCCAGTGCGCGCTGGTGACCGGCGGCGACGGCGGCATCGGCAGCGAGGTGTCGCGCGCGCTCGCGCAGGCGGGCGCCGCGGTCGCCGTCAACTATCGAACGAACGCCGACGCCGCGCAGGCGCTGGTCGACGAGATCCGCGCGACCGGCGCCCGCGCGCTCGCGGTCCGCGCCGACGTCACGCGCGAGGACGACGTGCTGGCGATGGTCCGGCGCGTCGAGGACGAGCTCGGTCCGCTCGACGTCTTGATCAACAACGCCGGCGTGCAGCGCGACGCCGCCTTCCACGAGATGTCGCTCGAGGACTGGAACACGGTCATCGCCGTGAACTTGACCGGGCAGTTCCTGTGCGCGCGGGAGGCGACGCGCGCGTTTCTGCGCCACGGCGTGCGTTCCCTGGTTTCGCGCTCCGCGGGCAAGATCGTCTTCGTCTCGTCGGTGCACGACGTCATCCCGTGGGCCGGCCACGCCAACTACGCGGCAGCAAAGGGCGGGCTCGCGATGCTGATGAAGACGCTCGCGCAGGAGCTCGCCGCGCATCGGATCCGCGTCAACGCCGTGAGCCCGGGCGCGATCCGCACGCCGATCAACCGCGACGCCTGGGAGACGCCCGAGGCGGAAGGACGCCTGCTCGAGCTCATCCCCTACGGGCGCATCGGCGAGCCGACCGACGTCGGGCGCGCGGTCACGTGGCTCGTATCCGACGCGGCGGACTACGTGGTGGGTGCCACGCTCTACGTCGACGGCGGCATGACGCTCTACCCGTCGTTCATCGGCAACGGCTGA